In Streptomyces violaceusniger Tu 4113, one DNA window encodes the following:
- a CDS encoding GntR family transcriptional regulator, with amino-acid sequence MAAPVVHSLREQIREHIVEGIVSGRWKPGERIVERRIATELEVSQTPVREALRELESLRLIESAPNKGVRVRNLTASDLEEIYPVRAGLEQIAAELAAPVLAEDTSALEPEVRGLYEADRKADAEAQVRHTVAFHRELVRASGNSVLLHTWESLGIEIWTTLSIRWLGTVQESYAEEHQSVVDAFKRRDPRVGQLVKEHVLGCAPRA; translated from the coding sequence ATGGCCGCGCCCGTCGTCCACTCGCTGCGCGAGCAGATCCGCGAGCACATCGTGGAGGGCATCGTCAGCGGCCGCTGGAAGCCGGGCGAGCGGATCGTGGAGCGCAGGATCGCCACGGAGCTGGAGGTCAGCCAGACGCCCGTACGGGAGGCGCTGCGGGAGCTGGAGTCGCTGCGGCTGATCGAATCGGCTCCCAACAAGGGCGTCCGGGTGCGGAATCTGACCGCCTCCGACCTGGAGGAGATCTATCCGGTACGGGCCGGGCTGGAGCAGATCGCGGCGGAGCTGGCCGCGCCCGTACTGGCCGAGGACACCTCCGCCCTGGAGCCCGAGGTGCGGGGGCTGTACGAGGCGGACCGTAAGGCCGACGCGGAGGCGCAGGTGCGGCACACCGTGGCGTTCCACCGGGAGCTGGTGCGGGCGTCGGGGAACAGCGTGCTGCTGCACACCTGGGAGTCGCTGGGCATCGAGATCTGGACGACGCTGTCGATCCGCTGGCTGGGCACCGTCCAGGAGTCGTACGCCGAGGAGCACCAGTCGGTGGTGGACGCCTTCAAGCGGCGGGATCCGAGGGTCGGCCAACTGGTCAAGGAACATGTCCTCGGCTGTGCACCGCGTGCCTAG
- a CDS encoding DUF4240 domain-containing protein, translating into MDETEFWGLVDSAREVADGDPEDQSDLLVDQLSQLDPDAVLDFARHFEARSNRAYRWDVWGAAWVLLGGVSDDAFEAFRFWLIGQGREIFEGALHDPDALADLLEDFDEQVDGDCEDLGYAADEAYERLTGAPLPELGLAPAPREPIGAPLDFESEAVLAERYPRLWERFKG; encoded by the coding sequence ATGGACGAAACGGAGTTCTGGGGGCTGGTCGACAGCGCCCGGGAGGTCGCGGACGGCGACCCCGAGGACCAGTCCGACCTGCTCGTCGATCAGTTGTCACAACTCGACCCCGACGCGGTGCTGGACTTCGCCCGGCACTTCGAGGCCCGTTCCAACCGGGCGTACCGCTGGGACGTGTGGGGCGCCGCCTGGGTGCTGCTCGGCGGGGTCAGCGACGATGCCTTCGAGGCGTTCCGCTTCTGGCTGATCGGCCAGGGCCGGGAGATCTTCGAGGGCGCGCTGCACGATCCGGACGCGCTCGCCGACCTGCTCGAGGACTTCGATGAGCAGGTGGACGGCGACTGCGAGGACCTGGGGTACGCGGCGGACGAGGCGTACGAGCGGCTGACCGGGGCGCCCCTGCCGGAGCTGGGGCTCGCCCCCGCACCCCGGGAACCGATCGGGGCGCCCCTGGACTTCGAGAGCGAGGCGGTGCTGGCGGAGCGGTATCCCCGGCTGTGGGAGCGCTTCAAGGGCTGA
- a CDS encoding GNAT family N-acetyltransferase, whose product MTRMSQPSGPPQPSGPPRASGLPQPSGLPQPSGLPRASRQPELIIRPAVLDDETALAELDRSTWSVLHSVQPKPQPPYDPFFTQRNRVEHILVAELGGCPVGYIRLVPSSPLACNTHVRQIQGLAVDERTRGKGVARALLGAAFEEARRQGATRITLRVLGHNTPARRLYASEGFAVEGVLPGEFLLAGEYVDDVLMGRSLDR is encoded by the coding sequence GTGACTCGCATGTCCCAGCCCTCCGGCCCGCCCCAGCCCTCCGGCCCGCCCCGGGCTTCCGGTCTTCCTCAGCCTTCCGGCCTGCCCCAGCCTTCCGGTCTGCCCCGCGCGTCCCGGCAGCCCGAGCTGATCATCCGCCCCGCCGTGCTCGACGACGAGACGGCACTGGCCGAGCTGGACCGCAGCACCTGGTCGGTGCTGCATTCCGTACAGCCGAAGCCGCAGCCGCCGTACGACCCCTTCTTCACCCAGCGCAACCGCGTCGAGCACATCCTCGTGGCCGAGCTCGGCGGATGCCCCGTCGGCTATATACGGCTTGTGCCGTCGTCCCCGCTGGCCTGCAACACGCATGTCCGCCAGATCCAGGGGCTCGCGGTGGACGAGCGGACGCGGGGGAAGGGCGTGGCGCGGGCGCTGCTCGGCGCCGCGTTCGAGGAGGCACGGAGGCAGGGCGCGACCCGCATCACGCTGCGGGTGCTGGGCCACAACACCCCGGCACGGCGGCTGTACGCGTCGGAGGGGTTCGCGGTGGAAGGCGTGCTGCCGGGGGAGTTTCTGCTGGCGGGGGAGTACGTGGACGATGTGCTGATGGGGCGCTCGCTGGACCGCTGA
- a CDS encoding NAD(P)/FAD-dependent oxidoreductase: MLKRAHRTDVVIVGAGLAGLAAAHRLTDAGVAVTVLEAAPRVGGRMTTDTVDGFRLDRTGHLMNTSFPELRRTPGLGALALRPFAQGVLVHNEGRTHRVDTPRSMRGAFTTARALANAARAPLGSGLDQARLGAALGRLAALPADRLLARPDRPVSETLGGRGLPARTVEGVLRPLLVSLLSDPDLTTSSRCADLALRGYARGRLCLPAGGASTVPELLAAALPPGTVRTGVRAVSASTTAVATAEHGEIGCRAVLVATGAHDAAELLPGLRVPAFHPVTVTHHTAGRPPLREPALILAAGGRGPVAHTMVASEVDPSRTPPGRVLITSTVLGASAALPATELDRAVRAQLAAVYGTSTAGWELLATHHDPYAVPAMPAPHDPRRPVRLLSGLYVCGDHRDSSTVQGALASGRRAARAVLSDFGAPPDAGSGTNARNTGTGSFPAAAA; this comes from the coding sequence GTGCTCAAGCGCGCGCACCGCACGGACGTCGTCATCGTCGGCGCCGGGCTCGCGGGACTGGCCGCGGCTCATCGGCTGACCGACGCGGGAGTGGCGGTCACGGTGCTCGAGGCCGCGCCCCGCGTGGGCGGCCGGATGACGACCGACACCGTCGACGGCTTCCGGCTGGACCGTACCGGTCACTTGATGAACACCTCCTTCCCGGAGTTGCGGCGCACTCCGGGGCTCGGCGCCCTCGCCCTGCGCCCCTTCGCCCAGGGGGTGCTGGTCCACAACGAGGGGCGTACGCACCGGGTGGACACCCCCCGGAGCATGAGGGGCGCATTCACCACGGCACGCGCCCTCGCCAACGCCGCCCGCGCGCCGCTCGGCAGCGGGCTCGACCAGGCCCGACTCGGTGCCGCGCTCGGCAGGCTCGCCGCCCTGCCCGCGGACCGCCTGCTCGCCCGCCCCGACCGGCCGGTCTCCGAGACCCTGGGGGGGCGGGGCCTACCTGCTCGTACGGTCGAGGGGGTGCTGCGTCCGCTGCTCGTCTCGCTGCTGAGCGACCCGGACCTCACCACCTCCAGCCGCTGCGCCGACCTCGCGCTGCGCGGCTACGCACGCGGCCGCCTCTGCCTTCCGGCGGGCGGCGCGTCCACCGTCCCCGAGCTGCTCGCGGCCGCGCTGCCGCCGGGGACGGTCCGTACGGGCGTCCGGGCCGTATCGGCCTCCACCACCGCCGTCGCCACCGCCGAACACGGCGAGATCGGCTGCCGTGCGGTGCTGGTGGCCACCGGTGCGCACGACGCGGCCGAACTCCTGCCCGGGCTGCGGGTACCGGCCTTCCACCCGGTCACGGTGACGCACCACACCGCCGGCCGGCCGCCGCTGCGCGAGCCCGCGCTGATACTCGCCGCGGGCGGCCGGGGCCCGGTCGCCCACACCATGGTGGCCAGCGAGGTCGACCCCTCGCGCACCCCGCCCGGCCGGGTGCTGATCACCTCCACGGTGCTGGGCGCCTCCGCCGCACTGCCCGCCACCGAGCTCGACCGGGCCGTCCGGGCCCAACTGGCGGCGGTGTACGGCACGTCGACCGCGGGCTGGGAACTGCTGGCCACGCACCACGACCCGTACGCGGTCCCGGCCATGCCCGCCCCCCACGACCCGCGCCGCCCGGTGCGGCTGCTGTCGGGGCTGTACGTCTGCGGCGACCACCGGGACTCCAGCACGGTCCAGGGCGCCCTGGCCTCCGGCCGCCGGGCCGCCCGAGCGGTCCTCAGCGACTTCGGCGCCCCACCGGACGCCGGCTCCGGCACGAACGCCCGCAACACCGGTACGGGGTCCTTCCCCGCGGCGGCGGCCTGA
- a CDS encoding ArsR/SmtB family transcription factor: protein MATTTDARDADIARPAAAIADPSRARVLQALLEGRALPASVLATEAGVSASTVSGHLAKLLEAGVVRVEPHGRHRYYRLTGPAVGEALEALARIAPPLPVTSLRQSTHAHALRRARTCYDHVAGTLGVALMAALLERGVLEGGDGRFHPEATESDRLSAPGNDTTYRLTDPGRAELAAFGVDADGLPARRPLIRYCVDWTEQRHHLAGALGAALTDRLFALEWIRRGSRRRVIHLTDAGRTGLERTFGVVVDA from the coding sequence ATGGCCACCACCACGGACGCCCGTGACGCCGACATCGCCCGCCCAGCCGCCGCGATCGCCGATCCGTCTCGCGCCCGCGTCCTGCAGGCGCTGTTGGAGGGCCGCGCCCTGCCCGCGAGCGTGCTGGCCACCGAGGCCGGGGTCAGCGCCTCCACGGTCAGTGGGCATCTGGCCAAGTTGCTGGAGGCCGGGGTGGTGCGGGTCGAGCCGCACGGGCGGCACCGCTACTACCGGCTGACCGGCCCCGCCGTCGGCGAGGCCCTCGAGGCGCTGGCCCGGATCGCCCCGCCGCTGCCGGTCACCTCGCTGCGCCAGAGCACCCACGCACACGCCCTGCGTCGGGCGCGTACCTGCTACGACCATGTCGCGGGCACCCTCGGAGTGGCCCTGATGGCGGCGCTGCTGGAACGCGGGGTCCTGGAGGGCGGCGACGGACGCTTCCACCCCGAGGCGACGGAGAGCGACCGGCTGTCCGCCCCGGGCAACGACACCACCTACCGGCTGACGGACCCGGGGCGCGCGGAGCTGGCGGCGTTCGGCGTGGACGCGGACGGGCTCCCCGCGCGCCGCCCGCTGATCCGCTACTGCGTGGACTGGACCGAGCAGCGTCACCATCTGGCCGGAGCGCTGGGGGCCGCCCTGACGGACCGGCTGTTCGCGCTGGAATGGATCCGCCGTGGCAGCCGCCGCCGCGTGATCCACCTGACCGACGCGGGCCGCACCGGCCTGGAGCGCACCTTCGGCGTCGTCGTGGACGCCTGA
- a CDS encoding SDR family oxidoreductase: MDVSTQGALAGRVALVAGATRGAGRAMAVELGTAGATVYATGRTTRERVSEVGRATETIEETAELITAAGGTGIAVPTDHLEPEQVRALVERIDREQGRLDVLVNDVWGGEALIEFGKKTWETDLAGGLRMLRLGVETHLITSYYALPLLIRHPGGLVVEVTDGNEEFNKTYRENLFFDLTKNAPIRTAFGLAEELKEFDGTAVSISPGFLRSEQMLDHFGVTEENWLDAVEKEPHFAIAESPYFVGRAVAALAADPDRARWSGKSVFSGDLAKVYGFTDRDGSRPDVLGYFQDVVFGGKAGTAADYR, encoded by the coding sequence ATGGACGTGAGCACACAGGGCGCACTGGCGGGCAGGGTCGCGCTCGTCGCGGGGGCGACGCGCGGCGCGGGCCGGGCGATGGCCGTCGAGCTGGGGACGGCCGGGGCCACCGTCTACGCGACGGGGCGCACCACACGGGAGCGCGTCAGCGAGGTGGGGCGGGCCACGGAGACCATCGAGGAGACGGCGGAACTGATCACGGCCGCGGGCGGCACGGGCATCGCGGTGCCGACCGACCACCTGGAGCCCGAGCAGGTCCGGGCGCTGGTGGAGCGGATCGACCGGGAGCAGGGCCGGCTGGACGTCCTGGTCAACGACGTATGGGGCGGTGAGGCGCTGATCGAGTTCGGCAAGAAGACGTGGGAGACGGATCTGGCGGGCGGGCTGCGGATGCTCCGGCTCGGCGTCGAGACCCACCTCATCACCAGCTACTACGCGCTGCCGCTGCTGATCCGGCACCCGGGCGGGCTGGTGGTCGAGGTGACCGACGGCAACGAGGAGTTCAACAAGACCTACCGCGAGAACCTCTTCTTCGACCTCACCAAGAACGCCCCGATCCGGACGGCCTTCGGGCTCGCGGAGGAGCTGAAGGAGTTCGACGGCACGGCGGTGAGCATCTCGCCGGGCTTTCTGCGCTCCGAGCAGATGCTGGACCACTTCGGGGTGACGGAGGAGAACTGGCTCGACGCGGTGGAGAAGGAGCCGCACTTCGCCATCGCCGAGTCGCCGTACTTCGTCGGACGGGCGGTCGCCGCCCTCGCCGCCGACCCGGACCGGGCGCGGTGGAGCGGGAAGTCCGTCTTCAGCGGCGATCTGGCCAAGGTCTACGGCTTCACCGACCGGGACGGCTCCCGGCCGGATGTCCTCGGCTACTTCCAGGACGTCGTCTTCGGCGGCAAGGCGGGCACGGCCGCGGACTACCGGTAA
- the aceE gene encoding pyruvate dehydrogenase (acetyl-transferring), homodimeric type, whose amino-acid sequence MTDLARTRPSALDQLPDRDPEETAEWGASLDAVAQAAGSHRASYLMRRTLERAESTGLALPPLLESDYVNTIPTAAEPAFPGDEAMESRITAWNRWNAAAMVTRGSRDGLGGHIATFASAAWLYETGFQHFFRGKEADSSGDQLYIQGHASPGIYARAFLDGRLTEHHLDHFRREAGGAGLPSYPHPRRMPWLWEFPTVSMGLGPISAIYQARFNRYLAARGIKDTAGSHVWAFLGDGEMDEPESTAALALAGREGLDNLTFVINCNLQRLDGPVRANFKIVQELEAQFRAAGWNVVKSLWGSAWDELFALDTSGALVRRLREVPDGQFQTYATRDAAYLREHFFGAEPELARLAQQLTDAKLTECFHTSRAGHEPRKVYAAYRTAVEHKGAPTVVLAQTVKGWTLGPGFESRNANHQMKKLTGKEFRAMRDLLELPIPDSKLGDGLVPYVHPGPDSPEVRYLQERRAALGGPAPARKVHAVALPEPSAKPFEALAKGSGSQEIATTMAFVRLVKDLMRDKETGRRWVPIVPDEARTFGMESLFPTAGIYSPLGQTYDPVDRDQLLYYKEAQNGQILNEGITEAGSMADFTAAATSYATHGEPMIPFYIFYSMFGWQRTADQMWALADQLGRGFLIGATAGRTTMTGEGLQHADGHSPLIASTNPAALAYDPAFAYEIGVIVRDGLRRMYGPEAEDVFYYLTVYNETKVQPPMPEGEGVEEGILKGLYRYQEATAPAEDSPRIQLLASGTAIHWVLEAQKLLADDWGVAADVWSATSWSELRRDALSCDAAQLSGEDRVPYVTHALAGAPGPVLAVSDWMRAVPDQISQWVEQDWYSLGTDGFGLSDTREAARRHFGVDAPAIVVAALSRLARQGAVRATAPKEAAERYGI is encoded by the coding sequence ATGACCGATCTCGCACGCACGCGGCCGAGTGCGCTCGACCAGCTTCCGGACCGTGACCCCGAGGAGACCGCCGAATGGGGCGCCTCCCTGGACGCCGTCGCGCAGGCGGCCGGGTCCCACCGCGCCTCGTACCTCATGCGCCGCACCCTGGAGCGCGCCGAGAGCACCGGGCTCGCCCTGCCGCCCCTGCTGGAGTCGGACTACGTCAACACCATCCCGACCGCCGCCGAGCCCGCGTTCCCGGGCGACGAGGCCATGGAGAGCCGCATCACCGCCTGGAACCGGTGGAACGCGGCGGCGATGGTCACCCGCGGCAGCCGTGACGGCCTCGGCGGCCACATCGCCACCTTCGCCTCCGCCGCCTGGCTCTACGAGACGGGCTTTCAGCACTTCTTCCGCGGCAAGGAGGCGGACAGCTCCGGCGACCAGCTCTACATCCAGGGCCACGCCTCCCCCGGCATCTACGCCCGCGCCTTCCTCGACGGGCGGCTGACCGAGCACCACCTGGACCACTTCCGCCGCGAGGCGGGCGGCGCGGGTCTGCCGTCCTATCCGCATCCGCGGCGGATGCCGTGGCTCTGGGAGTTCCCCACCGTCTCGATGGGGCTCGGCCCGATCTCCGCGATCTACCAGGCCCGCTTCAACCGCTATCTGGCGGCGCGCGGCATCAAGGACACCGCGGGCTCCCACGTCTGGGCCTTCCTCGGCGACGGCGAGATGGACGAGCCGGAGTCGACGGCCGCACTGGCGCTGGCCGGGCGCGAGGGCCTGGACAACCTCACCTTCGTCATCAACTGCAATCTGCAGCGGCTCGACGGCCCGGTGCGCGCCAACTTCAAGATCGTGCAGGAGCTGGAGGCCCAGTTCCGCGCGGCGGGCTGGAACGTGGTCAAGTCGCTGTGGGGCTCCGCCTGGGACGAGCTGTTCGCGCTGGACACCTCGGGTGCGCTGGTCCGCCGGCTGCGCGAGGTCCCGGACGGCCAGTTCCAGACGTACGCGACCCGCGACGCGGCCTACCTCCGCGAGCACTTCTTCGGCGCCGAGCCGGAGCTGGCCCGGCTGGCCCAGCAGCTCACGGACGCCAAGCTCACCGAGTGTTTCCACACCTCGCGCGCGGGCCATGAGCCGCGCAAGGTGTACGCGGCCTACCGCACGGCCGTGGAGCACAAGGGCGCCCCGACCGTCGTGCTCGCCCAGACCGTCAAGGGCTGGACGCTGGGCCCCGGCTTCGAGTCGCGCAACGCCAACCACCAGATGAAGAAGCTGACCGGCAAGGAGTTCCGCGCCATGCGGGACCTCCTCGAACTCCCCATCCCGGACAGCAAGCTGGGCGACGGCCTCGTCCCCTACGTCCACCCCGGCCCCGACTCCCCCGAGGTCCGCTACCTCCAGGAGCGCCGCGCGGCCCTCGGCGGCCCCGCCCCGGCCCGCAAGGTCCACGCGGTGGCCCTGCCCGAGCCGTCCGCGAAGCCGTTCGAGGCGCTCGCCAAGGGCTCCGGCAGCCAGGAGATCGCCACCACCATGGCCTTCGTCCGGCTGGTCAAGGACCTGATGCGGGACAAGGAGACCGGGCGGCGCTGGGTGCCGATCGTGCCGGACGAGGCGCGGACCTTCGGCATGGAGTCGCTCTTCCCCACCGCCGGGATCTACTCCCCGCTCGGCCAGACCTACGACCCGGTCGACCGCGATCAGCTCCTGTACTACAAGGAAGCGCAGAACGGTCAGATCCTCAACGAGGGGATCACCGAGGCCGGTTCGATGGCCGACTTCACCGCCGCCGCGACGTCGTACGCGACCCACGGCGAGCCGATGATCCCCTTCTACATCTTCTACTCGATGTTCGGCTGGCAGCGCACCGCCGACCAGATGTGGGCGCTCGCCGACCAGCTCGGCCGCGGCTTCCTCATCGGCGCCACCGCCGGCCGTACGACGATGACCGGCGAGGGCCTGCAGCACGCCGACGGCCACTCCCCGCTGATCGCCTCCACCAACCCGGCGGCGCTCGCCTACGACCCGGCGTTCGCGTACGAGATCGGCGTGATCGTACGGGACGGTCTGCGGCGGATGTACGGCCCCGAGGCCGAGGACGTCTTCTACTACCTGACCGTCTACAACGAGACCAAGGTCCAGCCGCCGATGCCTGAGGGCGAAGGCGTCGAGGAGGGCATCCTCAAGGGCCTGTACCGCTACCAGGAGGCCACGGCCCCGGCCGAGGACTCCCCCCGTATCCAGCTCCTCGCCTCCGGCACCGCCATCCACTGGGTGCTGGAGGCCCAGAAACTCCTCGCCGACGACTGGGGCGTGGCCGCCGACGTGTGGTCCGCCACCTCCTGGAGCGAGCTGCGCCGTGACGCCCTGTCCTGTGACGCGGCGCAGCTCAGTGGCGAAGACCGGGTCCCGTACGTCACCCATGCCCTGGCAGGCGCACCGGGCCCGGTCCTCGCCGTCAGCGACTGGATGCGGGCCGTCCCCGACCAGATCAGCCAGTGGGTCGAGCAGGACTGGTACTCGCTGGGCACGGACGGCTTCGGCCTCTCCGACACCCGCGAGGCGGCCCGCCGCCACTTCGGCGTGGACGCCCCGGCCATCGTGGTGGCCGCGCTGTCCCGGCTGGCCCGGCAGGGCGCGGTACGGGCCACCGCGCCCAAGGAGGCCGCGGAGCGGTACGGCATCTGA
- a CDS encoding TIGR01777 family oxidoreductase, producing MGAMRIAVTGSSGLIGTALVRSLREDGHQVVRLVRRPPRVEDEVEWDPRREWVDTKGLMGCEAVVHLAGAGVGDRRWTDAYKKEIRDSRVLGTAALAEAIASLDTPPRVLVSGSAVGFYGDTGERAVDESAPPGHGFLPDLCQDWEEAAAAAQEAGVRTVFTRTGLVISSEGGAWGRLFPLFKLGLGGRMGSGRQYWSFIALRDHIAALRHILDTPELTGPVNLTAPAPATNREITAAMGRVLRRPTLFTVPAPALRIALGGMSGDVLGSVRAIPRRLLDSGFTFTHPHVDEAIKAALP from the coding sequence ATGGGGGCCATGCGTATCGCGGTCACCGGCTCCTCAGGGCTCATCGGCACGGCACTCGTCCGCTCGCTGCGCGAGGACGGCCACCAGGTGGTGCGCCTGGTGCGGCGTCCGCCGCGTGTGGAGGACGAGGTGGAGTGGGACCCGCGGCGGGAGTGGGTGGACACGAAGGGGCTGATGGGCTGTGAGGCCGTGGTCCATCTCGCGGGCGCGGGCGTCGGCGACCGGCGCTGGACCGACGCGTACAAGAAGGAGATCCGGGACAGCCGGGTGCTGGGCACCGCCGCCCTCGCCGAGGCGATCGCCTCGCTGGACACCCCGCCGCGGGTGCTGGTGAGCGGAAGCGCGGTCGGGTTCTACGGTGACACCGGGGAGCGCGCGGTCGATGAGAGTGCGCCCCCCGGCCACGGTTTTCTTCCGGATCTCTGCCAGGACTGGGAGGAGGCGGCGGCCGCGGCGCAGGAGGCGGGCGTCCGTACGGTCTTCACCCGGACCGGGCTGGTGATCTCCTCCGAGGGCGGGGCGTGGGGGCGGCTCTTCCCGTTGTTCAAGCTGGGCCTCGGCGGGCGGATGGGCAGCGGCCGGCAGTACTGGAGCTTTATCGCGCTGCGGGACCATATCGCCGCGCTGCGCCATATCCTCGACACGCCCGAGCTCACCGGCCCGGTCAACCTCACCGCACCGGCGCCGGCCACCAACCGCGAGATCACGGCGGCCATGGGCCGTGTGCTGCGCCGCCCCACGCTCTTCACGGTCCCCGCCCCCGCGCTCCGGATCGCCCTGGGCGGGATGTCCGGCGACGTCCTCGGCAGCGTCCGGGCCATCCCCCGCCGTCTCCTGGACTCCGGCTTCACCTTCACCCACCCGCATGTGGACGAGGCCATCAAGGCGGCGCTGCCGTAA
- the lipB gene encoding lipoyl(octanoyl) transferase LipB, whose amino-acid sequence MTAVTTASPGSVPGSPALRHVHLGFGADAVDYEEAWQEQRRVHAARFADEIPDTCLLLEHPPVYTAGRRTADSERPLDGTPVVDVDRGGKITWHGPGQLVGYPILKLPRPVDVIAHVRRLEEALLRTCAEFGVETTRVEGRSGVWVLGDPVDQRPALGGLKLDFDPRLEDEEFDARLNGPEYAPSNAGQRREDRKLAAIGVRIAKGVTMHGFSLNCNPDNTWFDRIVPCGIRDAGVTSLSEELGRDVPISEVLPVVERHLREVLESTVPLPRAV is encoded by the coding sequence GTGACCGCCGTGACCACTGCTTCGCCGGGGTCGGTCCCCGGTTCACCGGCGCTGCGCCACGTCCACCTGGGCTTCGGCGCGGACGCCGTGGACTACGAGGAGGCCTGGCAGGAGCAGCGCCGGGTGCACGCCGCCCGCTTCGCGGACGAGATCCCCGACACCTGCCTGCTGCTGGAGCACCCCCCGGTCTACACGGCGGGCCGGCGCACGGCCGACAGCGAGCGCCCCCTGGACGGCACCCCGGTGGTGGACGTGGACCGCGGCGGCAAGATCACCTGGCATGGCCCCGGTCAGTTGGTCGGCTATCCGATCCTCAAGCTGCCGCGCCCGGTGGACGTCATCGCGCATGTCCGCCGCCTGGAGGAGGCGCTGCTGCGCACCTGCGCGGAGTTCGGCGTGGAGACGACCCGGGTGGAGGGCCGCAGCGGGGTGTGGGTGCTGGGCGACCCGGTGGACCAGCGCCCCGCGCTCGGCGGGCTGAAGCTGGACTTCGACCCGCGGCTGGAGGACGAGGAGTTCGACGCACGGCTGAACGGGCCGGAGTACGCCCCCTCCAACGCCGGGCAGCGCCGTGAGGACCGCAAGCTGGCCGCCATCGGGGTGCGGATCGCCAAGGGCGTGACGATGCACGGCTTCTCGCTCAACTGCAATCCGGACAACACCTGGTTCGACCGGATCGTGCCGTGCGGGATCCGGGACGCGGGTGTGACCTCGCTCTCGGAGGAGCTGGGCCGGGATGTGCCGATCTCCGAGGTGCTGCCGGTCGTCGAGCGGCATCTGCGGGAGGTCCTGGAGTCCACCGTCCCGCTGCCCCGGGCGGTCTGA
- a CDS encoding helix-turn-helix transcriptional regulator, with product MRAARLIKMVLLLQARPSITGAELARELEVSERTVTRDAAALSEAGIPVYADRGRAGGYRLIGGYRTRLTGLGRTEAEALFLSGVPSALREMGLADAASAARLKVSAALLPELRDASHTVAQRFHLDAPGWWREPETPELLPRIADAVWDDLRITVRYRRRDAEVRRELEPYGLVLKAGIWYLAARAEGGFRVYRVDRFTAVEPDGTHFTRDEDFDLPGFWGERADQFARSILREMAVVRLTPAGARGLPHVTDRTAAEEAVREAGEPDEQGRLTVTLPIESHEVALAQLLALGPEAEVLGPPELRALFAEAARRTAERYE from the coding sequence GTGCGTGCTGCCCGGCTCATCAAGATGGTGCTTCTGCTCCAGGCTCGGCCCTCGATCACGGGGGCCGAGCTGGCGCGGGAGCTGGAGGTCTCGGAGCGCACCGTGACCCGGGACGCCGCCGCGCTCTCCGAGGCGGGGATCCCGGTCTACGCGGACCGGGGCCGGGCCGGGGGCTACCGGCTCATCGGCGGCTACCGCACCCGGCTGACCGGCCTCGGGCGTACCGAGGCCGAGGCGCTGTTCCTGTCCGGCGTCCCCTCCGCGCTGCGCGAGATGGGGCTCGCGGACGCCGCCTCCGCCGCCCGGCTGAAGGTGTCCGCCGCGCTGCTCCCGGAGCTGCGGGACGCCTCCCACACGGTGGCCCAGCGGTTCCATCTCGACGCCCCGGGCTGGTGGCGGGAGCCGGAGACGCCGGAGCTGCTGCCGAGGATCGCCGACGCGGTCTGGGACGATCTGCGGATCACCGTCCGCTACCGGCGCCGGGACGCGGAGGTCCGGCGCGAGCTCGAACCGTACGGGCTCGTCCTCAAGGCGGGCATCTGGTATCTCGCGGCCCGCGCGGAGGGCGGCTTCCGGGTCTACCGGGTGGATCGCTTCACCGCCGTCGAACCGGACGGCACCCACTTCACCCGGGACGAGGACTTCGACCTGCCCGGCTTCTGGGGGGAGCGGGCCGATCAGTTCGCCCGCTCGATCCTGCGGGAGATGGCCGTCGTACGGCTGACCCCGGCCGGTGCCCGGGGGCTGCCGCACGTCACGGACCGGACGGCGGCCGAGGAGGCCGTACGCGAGGCCGGGGAGCCCGACGAGCAGGGGCGGCTCACCGTCACCCTGCCCATCGAGTCGCACGAGGTCGCCCTCGCCCAGTTGCTCGCGCTCGGCCCGGAGGCGGAGGTGCTGGGGCCGCCGGAGCTGCGAGCGCTCTTCGCCGAGGCGGCGCGCCGCACGGCGGAGCGCTACGAATGA